Proteins co-encoded in one Ruegeria pomeroyi DSS-3 genomic window:
- a CDS encoding heme lyase CcmF/NrfE family subunit codes for MITELGHFALILAFMVAIVQMVVPLIGAHKRWPGWMALAEPAAGAQFLLTAFAFAALVWAFVTSDFSLRLVVLNSHSAKPMLYKISGTWGNHEGSMLLWVLIVTLFGAMAAWFGGGLPPTLKARVLAVQSAIAVAFFAFILFTSNPFLRLAVPPFDGQDLNPLLQDPGLAFHPPFLYLGYVGLSMAFSFAVAALIEGRVDAAWGRWVRPWTLAAWIFLTIGIALGSWWAYYELGWGGFWFWDPVENASFMPWLLAAALLHSAIVVEKREALKSWTILLAILAFGFSLIGTFIVRSGLLTSVHAFANDPERGVFILIILGLFTGGALTLFAARAQAMEAKGVFSMVSRESALVLNNILLAVSAFVVFFGTLWPILAEMFFDRKLSVGAPFFNAAFTPFMVALGVVLPLGAMLPWKRGKLGRVAHSLRYAFVLALALAILVWVMQTGRSALGPVGLFLGAWITFGAIVDLWSRTGRSGSVARLFRLPRADWGKAVAHSGLGVTMFAIAGLMAWEVEDIRVARLGEPFEVGGFTLTLDGVERVQGPNYISTMGSVRLEQAGRAIDTLHPEKRDYPVARMPTTEAAIDYRILRDVYVVIGDQQDDGGWTIRTYIKPFANWIWGGCILMALGGALSLSDRRFRVAAGARKAPAGGVPAE; via the coding sequence ATGATTACGGAACTCGGTCACTTCGCCCTCATCCTCGCCTTCATGGTCGCCATCGTGCAAATGGTCGTGCCCTTGATCGGAGCCCATAAACGCTGGCCCGGCTGGATGGCCCTGGCCGAACCGGCGGCAGGGGCGCAATTCCTGCTCACCGCCTTTGCCTTTGCCGCGCTGGTCTGGGCCTTTGTGACCTCGGATTTCTCGCTGCGGCTGGTGGTGTTGAACAGCCATTCGGCCAAGCCGATGCTGTACAAGATCAGCGGCACATGGGGCAATCACGAGGGGTCCATGCTGCTCTGGGTGCTGATCGTCACCCTGTTTGGCGCCATGGCGGCCTGGTTTGGCGGCGGTCTGCCGCCGACGCTCAAGGCCCGCGTGCTGGCGGTGCAATCGGCGATTGCGGTGGCGTTCTTCGCCTTCATCCTGTTTACCTCGAACCCGTTCCTGCGGCTGGCGGTGCCGCCCTTTGACGGGCAGGACCTGAACCCGCTGTTGCAGGATCCGGGCCTCGCGTTCCATCCGCCGTTCCTCTATCTCGGCTATGTGGGCCTGAGCATGGCGTTTTCCTTTGCCGTGGCTGCCCTGATCGAGGGGCGCGTCGATGCCGCCTGGGGCCGCTGGGTGCGGCCCTGGACGCTTGCGGCCTGGATTTTCCTGACCATCGGGATCGCGCTGGGCTCGTGGTGGGCCTATTACGAGCTGGGTTGGGGCGGGTTCTGGTTCTGGGATCCGGTGGAAAATGCCAGTTTCATGCCCTGGCTGCTGGCCGCCGCCTTGCTGCATTCGGCCATCGTGGTGGAAAAGCGCGAGGCGTTGAAAAGCTGGACCATCCTGCTGGCGATCCTTGCCTTCGGCTTCTCGCTTATCGGGACGTTCATCGTGCGCTCGGGCTTGCTGACCAGCGTGCATGCCTTTGCCAATGACCCTGAGCGCGGCGTGTTCATCCTGATTATCCTCGGCCTTTTTACCGGCGGCGCGCTGACACTGTTCGCCGCGCGCGCGCAGGCGATGGAGGCCAAGGGCGTCTTTTCCATGGTCAGCCGGGAAAGCGCGCTGGTGCTCAACAATATCCTGCTGGCGGTGTCGGCCTTTGTGGTGTTCTTCGGAACGCTCTGGCCGATCCTGGCCGAGATGTTCTTTGACCGCAAACTCTCGGTCGGGGCGCCGTTCTTCAACGCGGCCTTCACACCGTTCATGGTGGCGCTGGGGGTGGTGTTGCCGCTGGGCGCCATGCTGCCGTGGAAACGCGGCAAGCTGGGCCGGGTGGCGCACAGCCTGCGCTATGCCTTTGTGCTGGCGCTGGCGCTGGCGATCCTGGTCTGGGTCATGCAGACCGGGCGCAGCGCGCTGGGTCCGGTGGGTCTGTTCCTGGGGGCCTGGATCACCTTTGGCGCTATTGTCGATCTGTGGTCGCGCACCGGGCGCAGTGGCAGCGTGGCGCGGCTGTTCCGTCTGCCGCGCGCCGACTGGGGCAAGGCGGTGGCCCATTCCGGTCTGGGTGTCACCATGTTCGCGATTGCCGGGCTGATGGCCTGGGAGGTCGAGGATATCCGCGTCGCCCGTCTCGGCGAACCTTTCGAGGTGGGCGGGTTCACCCTGACGCTCGACGGGGTCGAGCGCGTGCAGGGGCCCAACTATATCTCGACCATGGGCAGTGTCCGCCTGGAACAGGCGGGTCGGGCCATCGACACGCTGCACCCCGAAAAGCGCGACTATCCGGTTGCGCGCATGCCCACCACAGAGGCGGCGATCGACTATCGCATTCTGCGCGATGTCTATGTTGTGATCGGCGACCAGCAGGACGACGGCGGCTGGACCATACGGACCTATATCAAGCCCTTTGCCAACTGGATCTGGGGCGGCTGTATCCTGATGGCGCTTGGCGGCGCGCTCAGCCTCAGCGACCGGCGCTTCCGGGTGGCGGCGGGTGCGCGCAAGGCACCGGCCGGCGGGGTGCCCGCGGAATGA
- a CDS encoding holin family protein produces MGLIGDLLGMLFGGGRNAVRETVEVFRENAEAGAARATQVQMGALDQFAAEFAQRRRGWFDRFMDGLNRLPRPALALGTLGLFIAAMADPIWFGERMQGLALVPEPLWWLLGVIVSFYFGARHQAKTQDFQRDLAATMARVPQAVENIRALRALRHDSPGVADAGPDARLALAAAAPEENPALEDWRRLKRA; encoded by the coding sequence ATGGGACTGATCGGCGATTTGCTGGGAATGCTGTTTGGCGGTGGCCGCAACGCGGTGCGCGAAACGGTCGAGGTGTTCCGCGAGAATGCCGAGGCCGGGGCGGCGCGCGCGACCCAGGTACAGATGGGCGCGCTGGACCAGTTCGCGGCGGAATTCGCGCAGCGCCGGCGTGGCTGGTTCGACCGGTTCATGGACGGGCTGAACCGGCTGCCGCGCCCGGCACTGGCGCTGGGGACGCTGGGCCTCTTTATCGCGGCGATGGCCGATCCGATCTGGTTTGGGGAACGGATGCAGGGCCTGGCGCTGGTGCCCGAACCGCTGTGGTGGCTGCTGGGCGTCATCGTGTCCTTCTATTTCGGCGCCCGCCACCAGGCCAAGACTCAGGATTTCCAGCGCGATCTGGCCGCCACCATGGCCCGCGTGCCACAGGCGGTCGAGAACATCCGCGCCCTGCGCGCCCTGCGCCATGACAGCCCCGGCGTTGCCGATGCCGGACCCGATGCGCGCCTGGCGCTGGCAGCGGCGGCCCCCGAGGAAAACCCCGCGCTGGAGGACTGGCGCCGCCTGAAACGGGCCTGA
- a CDS encoding cytochrome c-type biogenesis protein, whose amino-acid sequence MKRLILILSLIASPLWAVQPDEVLDDPALESRARSLSEGLRCLVCRNESIDESNAELARDLRLLLRERLVAGDSDEQAVAYIVDRYGEYVLLKPTATGANWLLWLAGPLMLLAAAGMGWGFVRGRATAAPATETALNPEEQERLRRILEE is encoded by the coding sequence ATGAAACGCCTGATCCTGATCCTGTCGCTGATCGCGTCCCCGCTCTGGGCGGTGCAGCCTGACGAGGTGCTGGACGATCCCGCGCTCGAATCCCGCGCCCGCAGTCTGAGCGAGGGGCTGCGCTGTCTGGTCTGCCGCAACGAGAGCATCGACGAATCCAATGCCGAGCTGGCGCGTGACCTGCGTCTGCTGTTGCGCGAACGGCTGGTGGCGGGGGACAGCGACGAACAGGCTGTAGCCTATATCGTCGACCGCTACGGCGAATATGTGCTGCTGAAACCCACTGCCACCGGGGCCAACTGGCTGTTGTGGCTGGCCGGTCCCCTGATGCTGCTGGCGGCGGCGGGCATGGGCTGGGGGTTTGTGCGTGGGCGCGCCACGGCGGCGCCCGCGACCGAGACCGCGCTCAACCCCGAAGAGCAGGAGCGCCTGCGCCGAATTCTGGAAGAGTGA